In Paraburkholderia aromaticivorans, a single window of DNA contains:
- a CDS encoding IS5 family transposase: MKQQTLAMAADQGAGFEQYRRPTKRDVFLETMEQIVPWAQLCEVVEPYYPKGQGGRPPVGLERMLRMHFLQHWFNLADEACEEALLDSTALRRFVGIDLGRERVPDGTTLLKFRRLLERNKLGEQLFAKVGEVLQGRGLKVGSGTIVDATIIGAPSSTKNADKARDPEMHQTRKGQQWYFGMKLHIGVDSQTGLAHSAVVTAANVHDKHPLPALLHGGEQRVYGDSAYASQKELIASKAPKAKDFTNQRVRNRSGEVDEARRSKNRSKSKIRARVEHVFAVVKRLWGFGKVRYRGLAKNATRAFTTLALANIYMSRTRLMAQLRP, encoded by the coding sequence ATGAAACAACAGACCCTTGCGATGGCGGCCGATCAAGGCGCCGGATTTGAACAGTACCGTCGGCCAACCAAACGCGATGTGTTCCTTGAGACGATGGAGCAGATCGTGCCGTGGGCGCAGTTGTGCGAGGTTGTCGAGCCGTACTATCCGAAGGGTCAGGGCGGTCGCCCGCCAGTGGGTCTGGAGCGCATGCTGCGCATGCACTTTCTGCAGCACTGGTTCAACCTGGCCGATGAAGCCTGCGAGGAAGCGCTGCTGGATAGCACCGCATTGCGGCGATTCGTCGGCATTGACCTGGGGCGCGAGCGCGTTCCTGATGGTACGACGCTCTTGAAGTTCCGGCGGCTGCTGGAGCGCAACAAGCTCGGCGAGCAATTGTTCGCCAAGGTCGGCGAGGTACTGCAAGGGCGCGGACTGAAGGTAGGCAGCGGCACCATCGTGGATGCCACCATCATCGGTGCGCCGAGTTCCACAAAGAATGCGGACAAGGCGCGAGATCCCGAAATGCATCAGACGAGGAAGGGCCAGCAGTGGTACTTCGGCATGAAGTTGCACATCGGTGTGGATAGCCAGACGGGTCTGGCACACAGCGCGGTAGTGACAGCGGCGAACGTGCACGACAAGCATCCGCTGCCGGCGCTGCTGCATGGCGGCGAGCAGCGTGTGTACGGTGACAGCGCCTATGCGAGCCAGAAGGAACTCATCGCCAGCAAGGCGCCGAAAGCCAAGGACTTCACCAACCAGCGTGTGCGCAATCGCAGTGGTGAAGTCGATGAAGCCAGGCGCTCGAAAAACCGCAGCAAGTCGAAGATTCGTGCCCGGGTCGAACACGTCTTTGCGGTGGTCAAGCGGCTGTGGGGGTTCGGCAAGGTGCGCTATCGCGGCCTCGCGAAGAACGCCACGCGCGCCTTTACCACACTCGCGCTGGCCAACATCTACATGAGCCGCACGCGGCTGATGGCACAGCTGCGTCCATGA
- a CDS encoding 2-dehydropantoate 2-reductase N-terminal domain-containing protein codes for MQEQLAPTSAALALAGHDVTFGVRDTSRSAIESAGIWLSGPRGNFQVRSVNHTERPEHVTDADIVMATLKKPAFSPTACR; via the coding sequence GTGCAGGAGCAGTTGGCTCCTACTTCGGCCGCTCTGGCACTCGCCGGCCACGACGTCACATTCGGCGTACGCGATACCTCACGCAGTGCGATTGAATCCGCTGGAATCTGGCTGAGCGGGCCGCGAGGCAACTTTCAAGTGAGAAGTGTCAACCACACGGAGAGGCCTGAGCATGTCACTGACGCCGATATTGTTATGGCTACGCTGAAGAAGCCAGCGTTTTCGCCAACAGCTTGTCGCTGA
- a CDS encoding ABC transporter substrate binding protein: MAVLYNPQNATHVRLLSEWTELAGKRSVRIVLMPVVKAGDIDVAVKNAIRQNAQIAIGLLGADTYAPRKNIAESASANHFPIAMDTPGGYTQMGGVATVGVDIVPLYRKGTLDLMVPMLRGKRPSDLAWIGPDKVTVKVNRTVAQTFGLTVPVDAAVE, translated from the coding sequence CCGCAGAATGCAACCCATGTCAGGTTGCTCTCCGAATGGACCGAGCTCGCAGGCAAGCGCTCAGTGCGAATCGTGCTCATGCCTGTCGTCAAAGCTGGGGACATCGACGTGGCAGTCAAGAATGCCATTCGTCAAAATGCACAGATAGCGATTGGCCTGCTGGGCGCCGACACCTACGCACCCAGAAAAAATATTGCAGAGAGCGCCAGTGCAAACCACTTCCCCATCGCAATGGACACCCCTGGCGGATATACCCAGATGGGCGGCGTAGCAACCGTTGGAGTCGACATCGTACCGCTCTACCGGAAGGGCACATTGGACCTGATGGTACCAATGCTTCGGGGAAAGCGCCCTTCAGACCTCGCATGGATTGGTCCAGACAAGGTAACGGTGAAAGTGAATCGAACAGTGGCACAGACCTTCGGACTGACCGTCCCAGTTGATGCAGCAGTCGAATGA
- a CDS encoding ketopantoate reductase family protein encodes MKLYDVESRTKQWGPAIETAGAVICLQNGVDGVRRMRAGAQQARVYGGLAFVSGQADGPGSVRYFSDMSSLTFGGSDGADNDSLHSFASCLEEAANPLEVKLQFVADIALAQWTKFLALATNAALTCLVCRGAGVIYHDPELLALAQKSIDEIFAVGQAEGIALLDGDKTKALATLQGLPPAMVALMHLDLAAGRTLELDGLSGLVSRLGRRAL; translated from the coding sequence GTGAAGCTGTACGACGTCGAATCGCGCACGAAACAGTGGGGACCTGCCATCGAGACCGCCGGCGCTGTCATCTGTCTACAGAACGGTGTCGATGGTGTGCGCCGCATGCGTGCGGGGGCGCAACAGGCTCGGGTCTACGGCGGACTCGCGTTTGTCTCAGGCCAGGCTGACGGCCCCGGTTCTGTTCGTTACTTTTCGGACATGTCGTCGTTGACGTTCGGCGGCTCGGACGGCGCAGACAATGATTCCCTCCACTCATTTGCGTCCTGTCTTGAGGAAGCGGCAAACCCTTTGGAGGTGAAACTCCAGTTCGTAGCGGACATCGCTCTCGCGCAGTGGACGAAGTTTCTTGCACTGGCCACTAATGCGGCACTTACATGCCTTGTGTGTCGCGGCGCTGGCGTCATTTACCACGACCCGGAGCTACTTGCGCTCGCTCAGAAATCAATTGACGAGATTTTCGCTGTCGGACAAGCGGAAGGCATCGCGCTGCTGGACGGCGACAAAACGAAAGCGCTCGCCACGCTTCAAGGGCTTCCTCCTGCTATGGTCGCCTTGATGCATCTCGACCTTGCCGCAGGACGCACATTGGAGCTGGACGGCCTCAGCGGTTTGGTTTCAAGGTTGGGACGTCGTGCTTTGTAA